The following coding sequences lie in one beta proteobacterium CB genomic window:
- a CDS encoding two component transcriptional regulator translates to MSKFNTTINQREVSVIDSMGINNAVQPISMRVVVVEDHIDLRQVFMDELTREGVNAIGVTCGEELDECMAEGGINLIVLDVNLPGESGFDIAKRVRAADPRINIIMLSARTAEADRILGYESGADFYLCKPVSPAELSAAVKAVKRRINAGIDADADLALSIMGLSLTSGEGVINLSKSDVAVLKALAMAPDNRLPYWRLFEVTERSANELAKSQLELQVFRLRKKLAEIGISENFIKSIRSEGYQLTKSIRIDA, encoded by the coding sequence ATGAGTAAATTTAACACCACAATTAATCAAAGAGAAGTATCCGTAATCGATTCCATGGGGATTAATAATGCAGTACAACCAATTTCTATGCGTGTAGTTGTCGTTGAAGACCATATAGATTTACGTCAAGTATTCATGGATGAGTTGACCCGTGAAGGGGTCAATGCGATTGGAGTTACCTGCGGTGAAGAGCTTGATGAGTGTATGGCTGAAGGCGGTATTAACTTAATAGTTTTGGATGTTAATCTGCCCGGAGAGTCTGGATTTGACATAGCCAAGAGGGTGCGGGCTGCTGATCCAAGAATTAATATCATTATGCTATCTGCCAGAACTGCCGAGGCGGACCGTATTCTTGGCTATGAAAGTGGCGCAGATTTTTACTTATGTAAGCCTGTCTCACCTGCGGAACTATCGGCTGCAGTTAAGGCGGTTAAGCGCCGGATTAATGCCGGCATAGATGCTGACGCTGATCTTGCCTTAAGTATTATGGGTCTTTCCCTGACCTCCGGCGAGGGAGTTATCAACTTAAGCAAGTCCGATGTCGCAGTTCTTAAGGCGCTCGCAATGGCGCCTGATAATCGGTTGCCATACTGGAGACTTTTTGAGGTTACCGAGCGAAGTGCAAATGAGTTGGCAAAAAGTCAGCTTGAACTACAGGTTTTTCGACTGCGTAAAAAATTGGCCGAAATTGGAATTTCTGAAAATTTCATTAAATCTATCCGATCTGAAGGCTATCAACTCACGAAATCTATTCGAATTGACGCTTAA
- a CDS encoding LemA family protein has product MRKYLIGLLAIAAVLLSGCGYNQIQSQDEQVTSSWSEVLNQYQRRADLIPNLVSTVKGEAKFEQDTLTKVVEARSKATSIQATPDLVNNPEAFQKFQQAQGQLTSALSRLLVVSENYPSLRANQGFRDLQAQLEGTENRITVARNRYIKSVQEYNVTIRSFPSNLTAMVFGYKAKANFAVENEKELATPPSVSFDTPAAK; this is encoded by the coding sequence ATGCGTAAATATCTTATCGGTCTGTTGGCAATAGCAGCGGTATTGTTATCAGGTTGTGGGTATAACCAAATTCAGTCCCAAGATGAGCAGGTAACTTCTAGCTGGTCTGAGGTATTGAATCAATATCAGCGTAGAGCGGATCTGATTCCTAATCTAGTAAGCACGGTCAAAGGCGAAGCTAAGTTTGAGCAAGATACCCTGACCAAAGTGGTAGAGGCTAGATCTAAAGCTACCTCAATTCAAGCTACTCCTGATTTGGTAAATAATCCAGAAGCTTTCCAGAAATTCCAGCAAGCGCAAGGACAGCTCACTTCGGCTTTATCCAGACTATTAGTCGTTTCAGAAAACTACCCGAGCTTACGAGCAAATCAAGGGTTTAGGGATTTGCAAGCGCAACTAGAGGGCACTGAAAATCGCATTACAGTTGCTCGTAATCGTTACATTAAATCTGTACAGGAGTACAACGTCACGATTCGCTCATTCCCATCTAACTTAACAGCAATGGTCTTTGGTTATAAAGCTAAGGCAAACTTTGCCGTTGAGAATGAAAAGGAATTAGCAACTCCTCCTAGCGTTTCATTTGATACTCCTGCGGCGAAATAA
- a CDS encoding Blue (Type 1) copper domain protein yields the protein MKNIQFTLAAIAMAASSLVFAQGTTQPGGMGMMNQGAMNQDPMAAMCQKMHPEMSPDQCKAMHENMAKMTPEQRVAMCQQMHPEMSASQCKAMHDKMQGSGAGMGAMGGMGAMSHDHGASGGHDHGSENSSVGQPGIAAKVNRTIRVRMTDNMRFNPSSIQVKQGETIHFVVKNLGKTKHEMVLGTDQELQEHYKQMMKFPEMEHAEPNMVTLGAGQTGEIIWQFTKSGKVQFACLQPGHYDAGMKGSISVAGPKSVSPAQKGDGHGSHQH from the coding sequence ATGAAAAATATTCAATTTACATTGGCAGCAATTGCGATGGCAGCATCTAGTTTGGTGTTTGCGCAAGGTACAACACAACCTGGCGGTATGGGGATGATGAATCAAGGGGCCATGAACCAAGATCCAATGGCAGCGATGTGTCAAAAAATGCATCCTGAAATGAGTCCTGATCAATGTAAGGCGATGCACGAGAATATGGCAAAAATGACTCCTGAACAAAGGGTGGCAATGTGCCAACAAATGCATCCTGAGATGAGTGCTAGTCAATGTAAGGCGATGCATGACAAGATGCAGGGATCAGGCGCAGGCATGGGGGCTATGGGTGGCATGGGCGCAATGTCTCATGACCATGGCGCCAGTGGTGGTCATGATCATGGCAGCGAAAATTCTAGTGTTGGACAGCCGGGTATTGCAGCCAAAGTAAATCGAACAATTAGAGTTCGCATGACAGACAACATGAGATTTAATCCTAGCAGTATTCAAGTCAAGCAAGGCGAAACTATCCACTTTGTAGTCAAGAATCTGGGTAAAACAAAACATGAAATGGTGCTTGGTACAGATCAAGAGCTACAAGAGCACTACAAGCAGATGATGAAGTTTCCAGAAATGGAGCATGCCGAGCCAAACATGGTTACCTTAGGCGCTGGTCAAACAGGTGAAATTATTTGGCAATTTACGAAATCTGGAAAAGTGCAATTTGCATGCCTACAACCAGGCCATTACGATGCGGGAATGAAGGGATCAATTTCGGTAGCTGGACCTAAATCTGTTTCACCAGCACAGAAAGGGGACGGCCATGGCTCCCATCAACATTAA
- a CDS encoding phage integrase family protein has translation MAQAKTLTPQELDKVLAYVSTKKYPERDRALILTSCYSGLRVAEIASLKMRDVVNEDGTIRNEVRLSAAQTKGGQPRTVFLPKKLQDELAIYLATRYARFPDVPFFHTAKRLGFSANSLCQWFFWAYRNAGIAGASSHSGRRTFITTLANKGISVRVLAGLAGHKSIAVTQKYIDVNPDLMRNAVELI, from the coding sequence ATGGCACAAGCTAAAACATTGACACCCCAAGAGCTAGATAAAGTATTGGCATACGTAAGTACTAAGAAGTACCCTGAACGGGATAGGGCGCTGATATTGACCAGCTGTTATTCCGGGCTTCGCGTTGCCGAAATAGCCAGTTTAAAAATGCGGGACGTAGTGAATGAAGATGGCACGATTCGCAATGAAGTACGTTTAAGCGCAGCGCAGACTAAGGGTGGGCAACCTAGAACGGTATTTTTACCTAAGAAATTACAAGATGAATTGGCGATCTATTTGGCCACTCGCTATGCCAGGTTTCCAGATGTACCATTCTTTCATACCGCTAAAAGACTAGGATTCTCAGCGAACTCTTTATGCCAATGGTTTTTTTGGGCTTATCGCAATGCCGGAATCGCTGGAGCTTCCAGTCACAGCGGGCGTAGAACCTTCATTACTACGCTAGCGAACAAAGGAATCTCCGTAAGGGTATTGGCTGGATTGGCGGGGCATAAATCGATTGCGGTTACCCAAAAGTATATCGACGTCAATCCAGATCTCATGCGTAATGCGGTTGAGTTGATATGA
- a CDS encoding Heavy metal transport/detoxification protein, translating into MSQIHLNVAGMTCGSCVKHVTKALESLDGVSNIHVDLQNGKVHLDRTSWKSDDLIHALNEDGYPSSLDLDGSVQAPQKKSGGCCCG; encoded by the coding sequence ATGAGTCAAATTCATTTAAATGTGGCTGGTATGACTTGTGGCTCTTGCGTCAAGCACGTTACCAAGGCGCTGGAATCTTTAGATGGCGTATCCAATATCCATGTTGACTTGCAAAACGGTAAAGTACATTTAGATAGAACGAGCTGGAAGAGTGACGATTTGATTCATGCGCTAAATGAGGATGGTTATCCCTCATCTTTGGATCTTGATGGCAGCGTTCAAGCGCCACAGAAAAAATCTGGTGGTTGCTGTTGTGGTTAA
- a CDS encoding phage integrase family protein: protein MQNLNQLFFKSSASQSADVIHLHRGLVSLFKRSGSNQWQCRFRLPNCQWHSMSTGQADLEEAKHTSIALYEQTMAKISQELSLKSKSFKQLAEEDLVVDFVTSGTVRADAYVTKSGLSLVTITDFVHSEDKIDLSSSIFTGAFNTSGCLDSTLFATDTWSNSSRVCYNSSTGALAFDQDGSGTSYSATTFAVLSNKPTGLSASDFVVI from the coding sequence GTGCAAAATCTAAACCAGCTTTTCTTCAAATCTAGTGCATCCCAGTCTGCTGATGTAATTCACCTCCACCGAGGTTTAGTAAGTCTCTTTAAGCGATCAGGCAGCAATCAATGGCAATGCCGCTTTAGGTTGCCCAATTGTCAGTGGCACTCCATGAGCACTGGCCAGGCGGATCTTGAGGAGGCCAAGCATACCTCTATAGCACTCTATGAGCAGACCATGGCTAAGATAAGCCAGGAATTAAGCCTCAAATCCAAGTCATTTAAGCAGTTGGCTGAAGAAGACCTCGTGGTTGATTTTGTAACCAGCGGGACCGTCAGAGCGGATGCCTATGTGACCAAATCAGGCCTAAGCCTCGTGACCATTACTGACTTTGTGCACAGTGAAGACAAGATTGACCTATCAAGCAGCATCTTTACTGGCGCGTTTAATACGTCCGGATGCCTTGATAGTACGCTGTTTGCAACCGATACGTGGTCGAATTCAAGTCGTGTCTGCTATAACAGCAGTACTGGCGCTTTAGCCTTCGATCAGGATGGCTCGGGCACAAGTTATAGCGCGACTACCTTTGCTGTATTGAGTAACAAGCCTACAGGCTTGTCTGCGAGCGATTTTGTGGTTATTTGA
- a CDS encoding Heavy metal translocating P-type ATPase has protein sequence MSKHNENNHHEHGHDHSHHEHSSDENSLKDPVCGMTVTSQSKHSYSLKNIAYYFCSNGCKEKFIGAPSKYLDGGLKDSESPASVAGTIYTCPMHPQIRQNQPGNCPICGMSLEPLLPELEEEENPELVDFQRRFWWTLPLTTVVTVLAMFGHKLNLLESQTQTWVELFLSLPIVLWAGWPFFYRGWQSIANRSPNMWTLIGLGTGAAFLYSVVATVVPQVFPASFMSMGRIGVYFEAAAVIISLTLLGQVLELKARSQTSAAIKSLLGLAPKTARRIKADGSEEDIPLSNVHIEDLLRVRPGEKVPVDGVIVEGSSALDESMLTGEPLPVTKRIGDRVIGATMNTNGALIIKAERVGSSTMLAQIVQMVAQAQRSRAPMQRMADIVAGYFVVTVVAIALLTFFIWGIFGPEPSWVFGLINAVSVLIIACPCALGLATPMSIMVATGKGATKGILFRDAAAIENLRKVNTLIIDKTGTLTEGKPIFDRVIPAPSFDGNEVLKLAASLDQGSEHPLADAIVRAARDRNLPLEKPENFESSSGIGVQGSVGLFHLALGNTALMDKLGVSVDILKAQAEELRSEGASVMHLAINGKLAGLLAVSDPIKATTPEALQTLRGAGLRIVMATGDGLTTAKSVGKRLGIEEVYGEVKPADKLELVTRLQNEGRIVAMAGDGINDAPALAKANVGIAMGTGTDVAMNSAQITLVKGDLRGIAIAKSLSDDTVGNMKQNLVFAFLYNALGIPIAAGLLYPFTGWLLSPLIAALAMSLSSASVITNALRLRRN, from the coding sequence ATGAGTAAGCACAATGAGAACAATCATCATGAGCATGGACACGATCACTCCCATCACGAACATTCTTCAGATGAAAATTCCTTGAAGGATCCTGTTTGTGGGATGACGGTCACTTCTCAGTCTAAGCATAGTTACTCGCTTAAGAATATTGCGTATTACTTTTGCAGCAATGGTTGTAAAGAAAAATTTATTGGAGCGCCCAGCAAGTATCTAGATGGGGGACTAAAGGACTCAGAGTCGCCTGCTTCGGTGGCCGGCACAATTTATACCTGCCCCATGCATCCGCAAATTCGGCAGAATCAACCAGGTAATTGCCCAATTTGTGGAATGAGTTTAGAGCCTCTGTTGCCTGAATTAGAGGAAGAAGAAAATCCAGAATTAGTTGATTTTCAAAGACGATTTTGGTGGACGCTGCCTTTGACGACAGTGGTGACTGTCCTTGCGATGTTTGGCCATAAACTTAATCTACTAGAGTCTCAAACCCAAACCTGGGTTGAATTATTCCTATCCCTACCAATTGTTTTATGGGCAGGATGGCCATTCTTCTATCGTGGCTGGCAATCCATAGCCAATCGCAGTCCAAATATGTGGACTTTGATTGGATTAGGAACAGGTGCTGCATTTTTGTATAGCGTTGTTGCTACGGTAGTTCCACAAGTGTTTCCTGCTTCCTTTATGTCTATGGGCAGGATTGGTGTGTATTTTGAGGCAGCCGCCGTCATTATTTCATTGACTCTGCTTGGTCAGGTGTTGGAACTAAAGGCACGCTCACAAACTTCTGCGGCAATTAAATCACTTTTGGGCTTAGCGCCTAAAACGGCTAGAAGAATTAAGGCTGATGGATCCGAGGAAGACATCCCCTTATCAAATGTGCATATTGAAGACTTATTGAGGGTGCGCCCAGGTGAAAAAGTGCCTGTTGATGGCGTCATTGTTGAAGGCTCTAGTGCGCTTGATGAATCTATGCTTACCGGGGAGCCATTGCCGGTTACTAAGCGTATCGGTGATCGTGTGATTGGAGCAACGATGAATACCAATGGCGCATTGATTATTAAAGCCGAGCGTGTTGGTTCTTCAACCATGCTGGCTCAAATTGTTCAAATGGTAGCTCAAGCCCAACGCTCCAGAGCGCCAATGCAGCGAATGGCAGATATTGTTGCGGGATATTTTGTAGTAACGGTTGTAGCGATAGCTTTACTGACTTTTTTCATTTGGGGGATCTTTGGCCCCGAACCAAGTTGGGTCTTTGGTTTAATCAATGCGGTTTCGGTATTAATCATTGCTTGCCCTTGTGCCCTAGGTCTTGCCACGCCAATGTCGATTATGGTTGCTACTGGTAAGGGGGCGACAAAAGGAATTTTGTTCCGCGACGCTGCGGCCATTGAAAATCTTCGTAAGGTGAACACCCTCATTATTGATAAAACAGGCACCTTAACAGAGGGTAAGCCAATTTTTGATAGAGTTATTCCTGCGCCCAGCTTTGATGGTAATGAGGTCTTAAAGCTTGCAGCAAGTCTTGATCAGGGCAGTGAGCATCCCCTTGCCGATGCAATTGTTCGCGCCGCAAGAGACCGTAATTTGCCATTAGAGAAACCCGAAAACTTTGAATCAAGTTCAGGAATTGGAGTTCAAGGTAGCGTTGGCTTGTTTCATTTGGCGTTGGGTAATACTGCATTGATGGATAAGCTGGGAGTTTCTGTTGATATTTTGAAAGCCCAAGCAGAGGAGCTCCGCTCTGAAGGCGCTAGCGTGATGCATTTAGCTATCAACGGAAAGCTTGCTGGCCTTTTAGCTGTTTCTGATCCTATTAAGGCTACTACGCCAGAGGCTTTGCAAACCTTAAGAGGGGCGGGATTGCGAATTGTGATGGCAACGGGAGATGGATTGACAACTGCTAAATCTGTTGGCAAGCGCCTTGGGATTGAAGAGGTCTATGGAGAGGTTAAGCCAGCAGATAAGCTCGAATTGGTAACTCGACTACAAAATGAAGGTCGGATTGTTGCAATGGCAGGTGATGGCATCAATGATGCTCCAGCTTTAGCAAAAGCCAATGTTGGTATTGCTATGGGCACCGGTACTGACGTTGCTATGAATAGCGCCCAAATTACTTTAGTTAAAGGTGATCTCAGAGGTATTGCGATTGCTAAGTCGCTTTCAGACGATACGGTAGGCAATATGAAGCAAAACCTAGTGTTTGCGTTTCTTTATAACGCACTGGGCATTCCTATTGCTGCTGGTCTCTTATATCCTTTCACTGGATGGTTACTCTCACCATTAATTGCTGCACTTGCCATGAGCTTGAGCTCAGCCTCGGTCATTACAAATGCGTTACGTTTAAGGAGAAATTAA
- a CDS encoding Twin-arginine translocation pathway signal gives MSSRRDFFKYAGIAGGAVAVAAVGRYALSGAPELVTQVNANTMPPLTPSTGRPYNPVVTLNGWTLPWRMNEGVKEFHLVAEPVVREMTPGFKAHLWGYNGQSPGPTIEVVEGDRVRIFVTNRLPEQTSVHWHGQRLPNGMDGVTGLTQKGIPPGKTFMYEFVARRPGTFMYHPHADEMTQMAMGMMGMWITHPKDQNLLIDDVNRDFCFLLSSYDIDPGSYTPKVATMVDFNIWSWNSRVFPGIDSLNVALNDKVRIRVGNLTMTNHPIHLHGHEFSVTGTDGGPVPKTARWPEVTTDVAVGQMRQIEFLADEEGDWAIHCHKSHHTMNAMGHNLPTMIGVDHRGVGKKINSLIPDYMVMGERGMGDMSEMEMPIPDNTARMMTGMGPFGSVEMGGMFSVLKVRKDQKPGDYADPGWYKHPAGTVAEAYKGALPTAPTQPNAAKPMQSTSPSSTKEIEVQVRKPNGHSGH, from the coding sequence ATGAGTTCAAGAAGAGATTTTTTTAAATATGCCGGTATTGCTGGCGGTGCTGTCGCGGTTGCAGCAGTTGGCCGCTATGCCTTATCTGGTGCCCCAGAATTAGTGACGCAGGTAAACGCTAATACGATGCCACCATTAACACCTAGTACAGGTCGCCCATACAATCCAGTTGTTACCTTAAATGGCTGGACATTGCCCTGGAGAATGAATGAAGGCGTTAAAGAGTTTCATTTAGTCGCTGAGCCAGTAGTGCGAGAAATGACTCCTGGATTTAAGGCGCACCTATGGGGTTACAACGGTCAAAGCCCTGGGCCAACAATCGAAGTGGTGGAAGGTGATCGAGTTCGGATATTTGTTACTAACCGGTTACCAGAGCAGACTTCAGTGCATTGGCATGGCCAAAGATTACCAAATGGTATGGATGGTGTAACAGGTTTAACTCAAAAAGGTATTCCGCCGGGAAAAACCTTTATGTACGAGTTTGTTGCTCGCCGCCCGGGAACATTTATGTACCATCCCCATGCCGATGAAATGACACAGATGGCAATGGGAATGATGGGTATGTGGATTACGCATCCTAAAGATCAAAATCTACTTATTGATGATGTTAATAGGGACTTTTGTTTTTTATTGAGCTCATATGACATTGATCCTGGTAGTTACACACCAAAAGTAGCCACGATGGTTGACTTCAATATATGGAGCTGGAATAGCCGCGTTTTTCCTGGCATAGATTCTTTGAATGTCGCCCTAAATGACAAGGTCCGAATCAGAGTAGGAAACTTAACAATGACCAATCATCCAATTCATCTTCATGGGCATGAGTTTTCGGTCACAGGCACTGATGGAGGCCCTGTTCCAAAAACTGCTCGTTGGCCTGAGGTAACCACTGACGTGGCTGTTGGGCAGATGCGGCAAATTGAATTTCTTGCAGATGAAGAGGGTGACTGGGCGATCCATTGCCATAAGAGCCACCACACCATGAATGCAATGGGGCATAACCTCCCCACCATGATTGGCGTTGATCATCGGGGGGTTGGCAAGAAGATCAACAGTCTGATACCTGACTATATGGTGATGGGTGAAAGGGGTATGGGCGATATGTCTGAAATGGAAATGCCTATTCCCGATAACACGGCTCGCATGATGACGGGTATGGGTCCTTTTGGATCGGTAGAGATGGGCGGTATGTTTAGCGTATTAAAAGTACGTAAGGATCAAAAGCCTGGCGATTATGCAGATCCGGGTTGGTATAAGCATCCGGCTGGTACGGTGGCAGAGGCTTACAAAGGCGCATTACCTACAGCTCCAACGCAACCAAATGCTGCAAAACCTATGCAATCAACAAGCCCAAGCTCTACTAAAGAAATCGAAGTGCAAGTAAGAAAGCCCAATGGGCATTCTGGACATTAA
- a CDS encoding Integrase catalytic region, whose amino-acid sequence MQHEQLLNAVARQLNERPRKTLNYQTPAERFALTVASTG is encoded by the coding sequence ATGCAACACGAGCAACTGCTCAATGCCGTAGCAAGGCAACTCAATGAACGTCCTAGAAAAACACTAAACTATCAAACACCGGCAGAACGTTTTGCCCTAACTGTTGCATCGACGGGTTGA
- a CDS encoding osmosensitive K+ channel signal transduction histidine kinase, whose protein sequence is MTLCRFLFSLISLLFAFSVQASDLVIERGWVEDSAGNMTIEEAKQAIETPLTRELFSQGYSKSVFWIRLRIDPSQLRDQSAENLVVRIRPPYQDRIWIYDPLASRDKVRVTGDYYDWADDEYRSLNLNFIIPVGSDPRDVWLRVKATVSTLTFIEVMTEDQVRAADRLQELATMLYLAVLLICFGWAALTRINNKDKLLSYYLIREAIVIVYALAILGYVRIFTSGWLPVGWLDAFTTLISFFFITVVIWFDWNLISEFKPNRWLARLHISLVLFFPIAAVLVLMGKTNEAVRLSSLIVIATISLALISAISTRAWTIARNTSPEDQPVCSKTFLVLLYTFAALIALLHRLPIMGMFSGSEHFVYLNLVYPLLTSIVLMVFIQIRTYRLSKYQQQKNLRLEIAEIEVQTERVQRVEQANFLKMLAHEMKTPLSVVRMAVGGTSLPPRTHEVVDRAVTDMDSIIERLLQVERLEDEKLLVNHDNFDLVDVVKRVCLSLPGGERVDISAQGGVQVDSDQEIVRVIISNLLENALKYSPEDSPISITLINSPDKVYFSVENQVGSAGFPSPDRVFEKYYRSALARQRTGSGLGLYLVKSLISLLGGHVYYVPGEGLVRFNVEIPRQTMKV, encoded by the coding sequence ATGACCCTTTGTAGATTTTTATTCTCTTTAATTTCCCTACTGTTTGCATTCAGTGTTCAAGCAAGTGATCTTGTGATTGAGCGTGGCTGGGTTGAAGACTCGGCTGGCAACATGACAATCGAAGAGGCTAAGCAGGCTATTGAAACACCGCTAACTAGAGAGCTTTTTTCGCAGGGTTACAGTAAATCAGTCTTTTGGATTCGCCTACGCATTGATCCTAGTCAGTTAAGAGATCAATCAGCTGAAAATCTAGTAGTGCGGATACGTCCACCCTATCAGGATCGGATTTGGATCTACGATCCATTGGCATCGCGAGATAAGGTTCGTGTCACGGGAGACTATTACGATTGGGCCGATGATGAATATCGCTCACTAAATTTAAATTTTATTATTCCTGTTGGATCAGATCCCCGCGATGTTTGGCTTAGAGTTAAGGCCACTGTAAGCACCTTAACTTTTATTGAGGTAATGACAGAAGATCAGGTGCGTGCTGCGGATAGACTTCAGGAATTAGCCACCATGCTGTATTTGGCAGTGCTATTGATATGTTTTGGCTGGGCGGCACTGACGCGTATCAATAATAAAGATAAATTACTTTCTTACTATCTCATTCGTGAAGCTATAGTCATTGTTTATGCTTTGGCTATATTGGGTTATGTCCGCATTTTTACATCCGGCTGGCTTCCAGTTGGCTGGTTAGATGCCTTTACGACTTTAATTAGCTTCTTTTTTATTACTGTTGTTATATGGTTTGATTGGAATTTAATTTCCGAATTTAAGCCAAATCGATGGCTGGCACGTCTGCATATAAGTTTGGTCTTATTTTTCCCAATAGCTGCTGTTCTCGTTTTGATGGGGAAAACCAATGAGGCAGTTAGACTTAGCTCTTTGATTGTGATCGCTACTATTTCTTTGGCGCTCATCAGTGCCATATCAACGAGAGCCTGGACTATAGCTCGCAATACTTCGCCTGAAGATCAGCCTGTATGCTCAAAGACTTTTCTTGTATTGCTTTATACCTTTGCAGCATTGATTGCTCTCCTCCATCGTTTGCCAATTATGGGTATGTTTTCTGGCAGTGAGCATTTTGTTTACCTAAATTTAGTTTATCCATTGCTTACTAGTATTGTATTAATGGTTTTTATCCAAATTCGCACGTATCGATTATCCAAATATCAACAGCAAAAGAATCTTCGCTTAGAAATTGCTGAAATTGAAGTTCAGACAGAAAGGGTCCAACGAGTTGAGCAGGCAAATTTTCTAAAAATGCTAGCGCATGAGATGAAAACGCCACTCTCTGTAGTGCGTATGGCTGTAGGAGGTACATCATTACCACCCAGAACCCATGAGGTGGTTGACCGTGCTGTTACAGATATGGATAGCATCATTGAGCGACTTTTACAAGTTGAACGGCTTGAAGATGAGAAGTTATTAGTCAATCATGATAATTTTGATCTGGTAGATGTAGTTAAGCGGGTATGTTTGTCTTTGCCTGGGGGTGAAAGAGTTGATATATCCGCTCAAGGAGGGGTGCAAGTAGATTCTGACCAAGAGATTGTGCGCGTGATCATTTCTAACTTATTAGAAAATGCTTTGAAGTACAGTCCAGAGGATAGTCCTATAAGCATTACCCTAATTAATAGTCCTGATAAGGTTTATTTTTCTGTTGAAAATCAGGTGGGAAGCGCTGGCTTCCCAAGCCCCGATCGGGTTTTTGAAAAGTACTATCGTTCTGCATTGGCAAGACAACGAACGGGCTCAGGTCTTGGTCTATACCTAGTCAAATCACTTATCAGCTTGCTTGGCGGCCATGTTTACTATGTCCCTGGCGAAGGACTGGTTCGCTTTAATGTTGAAATTCCACGTCAAACCATGAAAGTTTAG